The following are from one region of the Streptomyces fradiae genome:
- a CDS encoding alkaline phosphatase PhoX has translation MERRSFLRGAVIGTSAAAFGGSLWSGAAHAAPAQPGAGPYGALGAADANGILLPAGFSSRVIARSGQSVPGTSYIWHNAPDGGACFADGTGWIYVSNSEINPGGGVSAVKFNSSGTVTNAYRILSNTRQNCAGGRTPWNTWLSCEEVSLGYVYETDPYGVNAAVQRPALGRFKHEAAAADPVRQAIYLTEDETDGCFYRFLPTTWGNLSSGTLQVFRAGTATSGTFTWQNVPDPDGSPTTTRNQVSGAKRFNGGEGCHYADDTVWFTTKGDNRVWQVNLAAGTYELAYDDSLVPGGAAPLTGVDNVTGTASGDLYVAEDGGNMEICLITPDDVVTPFLRISGQSGSEITGPAFSPDGSRLYFSSQRGTTGSSSGGITYEVAGPFRA, from the coding sequence GTGGAGCGACGCAGTTTCCTGCGTGGAGCGGTCATCGGCACCTCGGCCGCCGCCTTCGGCGGCAGCCTCTGGAGCGGGGCGGCCCATGCCGCGCCCGCGCAGCCCGGGGCGGGGCCCTACGGGGCGCTCGGCGCGGCGGACGCGAACGGCATCCTGCTGCCGGCCGGTTTCAGCAGCCGGGTGATCGCCCGGTCGGGCCAGTCGGTCCCGGGGACCTCGTACATCTGGCACAACGCTCCCGACGGCGGCGCCTGTTTCGCCGACGGCACGGGCTGGATCTATGTGTCGAACTCGGAGATCAACCCGGGCGGCGGCGTCAGCGCGGTGAAGTTCAACTCCTCGGGCACGGTCACCAACGCCTACCGGATCCTGTCCAACACCCGGCAGAACTGCGCGGGCGGCAGGACGCCGTGGAACACCTGGCTGTCCTGCGAGGAGGTCAGCCTCGGTTACGTGTACGAGACGGATCCGTACGGCGTGAACGCGGCCGTTCAGCGGCCGGCGCTCGGCCGGTTCAAGCACGAGGCGGCGGCCGCCGACCCGGTGCGGCAGGCGATCTACCTCACCGAGGACGAGACCGACGGCTGCTTCTACCGCTTCCTGCCCACCACCTGGGGGAATCTGTCCTCCGGCACCCTGCAGGTCTTCAGGGCCGGCACCGCCACCTCCGGCACCTTCACCTGGCAGAACGTGCCGGACCCGGACGGCTCGCCGACCACCACCCGCAACCAGGTCTCCGGCGCCAAGCGGTTCAACGGCGGCGAGGGCTGCCACTACGCCGACGACACCGTCTGGTTCACCACCAAGGGCGACAACCGGGTGTGGCAGGTCAACCTGGCCGCCGGCACCTACGAGCTGGCGTACGACGACTCGCTGGTGCCCGGCGGGGCGGCGCCGCTGACCGGGGTCGACAACGTGACCGGCACGGCCTCCGGCGATCTGTACGTCGCCGAGGACGGCGGCAACATGGAGATCTGCCTGATCACCCCGGACGACGTCGTCACCCCGTTCCTGCGGATCAGCGGCCAGTCCGGTTCCGAGATCACCGGACCGGCCTTCTCGCCCGACGGCAGCCGGCTCTACTTCTCCAGCCAGCGGGGCACCACCGGCAGTTCGTCCGGTGGCATCACCTACGAGGTCGCCGGCCCGTTCCGCGCGTAG
- a CDS encoding MFS transporter: MTTKTSPSAPARAVPVVDHARPALGTLGLVTVLLGAALPLVDFFIVNVALPTIDHDLAAGPALLELVVAGYGLAYAVLLVLGGRLGDRFGRRRLFLGGMAAFGLTSLACGLAPDAWTLVGARVAQGAAAALMLPQVLATIHSSTSGARHARALSLYGATAGLAMVAGQILGGVLVAADVAGSGWRSIFLVNVPVALVGLVLAVRSVPETRSDRPAPVDLPGTLLLGLALLTLLAPLTEGRAAGWPLWTWVALAVFPFAAAAFWWAEVRADRAGRTPLVPPSLLRLVSLRRGLAVVLPLSLGFSGFMFVIAIALQQGLGMGAIASGLALVPMALAFFGASLAGPRLIGRWGATRVVPAGALAQALGIALIAWTVWRDWAGLSVVDLLPGMAIAGLGQGLQLPVLFRLVLSEVPSEQAGVGSGVMVTTQQSALALGVATLGSLFLSLAGPSVAGSGDMGSALVTTLLVQLGVVVLTLLLSLRLPSLK, encoded by the coding sequence GTGACTACGAAAACTTCCCCGTCCGCCCCGGCCCGCGCCGTCCCGGTCGTCGACCACGCCCGCCCCGCGCTCGGCACCCTCGGCCTGGTCACCGTGCTGCTCGGCGCGGCCCTCCCCCTCGTCGACTTCTTCATCGTCAATGTCGCCCTGCCCACCATCGACCACGACCTGGCCGCCGGACCGGCCCTCCTGGAGCTGGTGGTCGCCGGCTACGGACTGGCGTACGCCGTGCTCCTCGTCCTCGGCGGCCGGCTCGGCGACCGCTTCGGCCGCCGCCGGCTCTTCCTCGGCGGCATGGCGGCCTTCGGTCTCACCTCCCTCGCCTGCGGCCTCGCCCCGGACGCATGGACCCTGGTCGGCGCCCGCGTGGCGCAGGGCGCCGCGGCCGCGCTGATGCTGCCGCAGGTGCTCGCGACCATCCACTCCTCGACCTCCGGCGCCCGGCACGCCCGCGCGCTCAGCCTGTACGGGGCGACCGCCGGCCTCGCCATGGTGGCCGGCCAGATCCTGGGCGGCGTATTGGTCGCGGCCGATGTCGCGGGCAGCGGCTGGCGGTCGATCTTCCTGGTCAACGTGCCGGTGGCGCTGGTCGGCCTGGTCCTCGCGGTGCGCAGCGTGCCCGAGACCCGCTCGGACCGGCCCGCGCCGGTCGACCTGCCCGGCACCCTGCTGCTCGGCCTCGCCCTGCTGACCCTGCTCGCCCCGCTGACCGAGGGCCGGGCGGCCGGCTGGCCGCTGTGGACCTGGGTCGCGCTCGCCGTGTTCCCGTTCGCGGCGGCGGCGTTCTGGTGGGCGGAGGTGCGCGCCGACCGCGCGGGCCGCACCCCGCTGGTGCCGCCGAGCCTGCTGCGGCTTGTCTCGCTGCGCCGGGGCCTCGCCGTCGTACTGCCGCTGTCGCTGGGCTTCAGCGGCTTCATGTTCGTGATCGCCATCGCGCTCCAGCAGGGCCTGGGCATGGGCGCGATCGCCTCCGGCCTGGCCCTCGTACCGATGGCGCTCGCCTTCTTCGGGGCCTCGCTCGCCGGTCCCCGGCTGATCGGGCGCTGGGGCGCGACCCGGGTGGTCCCGGCGGGCGCGCTGGCGCAGGCGCTCGGCATCGCGCTGATCGCGTGGACGGTGTGGCGCGACTGGGCGGGCCTGTCGGTGGTGGACCTGCTGCCGGGCATGGCGATCGCGGGCCTCGGCCAGGGCCTGCAGCTGCCGGTGCTGTTCCGGCTCGTGCTCTCCGAGGTGCCGTCGGAGCAGGCGGGCGTGGGCAGCGGCGTGATGGTGACGACCCAGCAGTCGGCGCTCGCGCTCGGTGTGGCGACGCTCGGCTCGCTCTTCCTGTCGCTGGCCGGCCCGTCCGTCGCCGGATCCGGCGACATGGGATCGGCGCTGGTCACGACGCTGCTGGTGCAGCTGGGCGTGGTGGTCCTGACGCTGCTCCTGAGCCTGCGCCTCCCCTCCCTGAAGTGA
- a CDS encoding aldo/keto reductase — protein sequence MTTTTNPFPTRSLGTTGPTVSALGLGCMGMSALYGEADRAESIATIHAALDAGVTLLDTGDFYGMGHNELLINEALRTASAAARDRALTSVKFGALRTVEGGFTGYDGRPAAVKNFAAYSLQRLGTDHIDVYRIARVDPDVPIEETVGAIAELVEAGHVRHIGLSEVGADTLRRAAAVAPISDLQIEYSLISRGIEEKILPTARELGIGITAYGVLSRGLISGHFTRDRELAPGDFRGMSPRFQGENLARNLDLVDRLRAVAEAKGVTVAQTAIAWALSRGEDIVPLIGARSRDRLAEALGALDVTLDAADLAAIEAAVPADAAAGARYPEAQMAHLDSEH from the coding sequence ATGACGACGACCACGAACCCCTTCCCCACCCGTTCCCTCGGCACCACCGGCCCCACGGTCTCCGCGCTCGGCCTCGGCTGCATGGGCATGTCCGCCCTGTACGGCGAGGCCGACCGGGCCGAGTCGATCGCGACCATCCACGCGGCCCTGGACGCGGGCGTCACGCTCCTCGACACCGGCGACTTCTACGGCATGGGCCACAACGAGCTGCTGATCAACGAGGCGCTCCGCACCGCCTCGGCCGCCGCCCGCGACCGGGCGCTCACCAGCGTCAAGTTCGGCGCCCTGCGCACGGTCGAGGGCGGCTTCACCGGCTACGACGGGCGCCCGGCGGCGGTGAAGAACTTCGCCGCCTACTCGCTGCAGCGCCTCGGCACCGACCACATCGACGTCTACCGGATCGCCCGCGTCGACCCCGACGTCCCGATCGAGGAGACCGTCGGCGCCATCGCCGAGCTGGTCGAGGCCGGCCACGTCCGGCACATCGGCCTCTCCGAGGTCGGCGCGGACACCCTGCGCCGGGCCGCCGCCGTCGCTCCGATCTCCGACCTGCAGATCGAGTACTCGCTGATCTCCCGCGGCATCGAGGAGAAGATCCTGCCGACCGCCCGCGAGCTCGGCATCGGCATCACCGCGTACGGCGTGCTGTCGCGCGGTCTGATCAGCGGCCACTTCACCCGGGACCGCGAGCTGGCCCCCGGCGACTTCCGCGGCATGAGCCCCCGCTTCCAGGGCGAGAACCTGGCGCGCAACCTGGACCTGGTGGACCGGCTGCGCGCGGTCGCCGAGGCCAAGGGCGTCACGGTCGCCCAGACCGCCATCGCCTGGGCGCTGAGCCGCGGCGAGGACATCGTCCCGCTGATCGGCGCCCGCAGCCGCGACCGGCTCGCCGAGGCCCTCGGCGCGCTGGACGTCACCCTCGACGCGGCCGACCTGGCGGCGATCGAGGCGGCCGTCCCGGCGGACGCGGCGGCCGGCGCCCGCTACCCGGAGGCCCAGATGGCCCACCTGGACAGCGAGCACTGA
- the ppdK gene encoding pyruvate, phosphate dikinase, with protein MSEINDQKFVYDFTEGNKDLKDLLGGKGANLAEMTNLGLPVPPGFTITTEACKVYLDSGSEPVELRDEVSAHLDALEQQMGKKLGQADNPLLVSVRSGAKFSMPGMMDTVLNIGLSDASVVGLAAQADNERFAWDSYRRLIQMFGKTVLGVDGELFEDALDEAKAAKKVASDTDLDAGDLKKVVKQFKKIVKSATGRDFPQDPREQMDLAIEAVFNSWNTDRAKLYRRQERIPHDLGTAVNVCSMVFGNLGPDSGTGVAFTRDPASGHQGVYGDYLQNAQGEDVVAGIRNTVPLAELESIDKKSYDQLMEIMSTLETHYKDLCDIEFTIERGQLWMLQTRVGKRTAGAAFRIATQLVDQGLIDEAEALQRVNGAQLAQLMFPKFDENAKVEQVGRGIAASPGAAVGKAVFDSYTAVKWSRSGEKVILIRRETNPDDLDGMIAAEGILTSRGGKTSHAAVVARGMGKTCVCGAEELEVDTKRRRMTTASGVVVEEGDVVSIDGSTGKVYIGEVPVVPSPVVEYFEGRMHAGADDADELVQAVHRIMAYADRVRRLRVRANADNAEDAARARRFGAQGIGLCRTEHMFLGERRQYVERLILADTDEEREESLKALLPLQKQDFVELFEAMDGLPVTVRLLDPPLHEFLPDITELSVRVALAEARKEPHENDLRLLQAVHRLHEQNPMLGLRGVRLGLVIPGLFTMQVRAIAEAAALRAEAKGDPRAEIMIPLVGTVQELEIVRDDAEKVIAQVATETGVELKLALGTMIELPRAAVTAGQIAEAAEFFSFGTNDLTQTVWGFSRDDVEASFFTAYLEKGIFGVSPFETIDKDGVGALVRQAAEAGRATRPDIKLGVCGEHGGDPESVHFFHEVGLDYVSCSPFRIPVARLEAGRAAAEAKGSDSR; from the coding sequence GTGTCGGAAATCAATGATCAGAAGTTCGTCTACGACTTCACCGAGGGCAACAAGGACCTGAAGGACCTGCTCGGTGGCAAGGGAGCCAACCTCGCCGAGATGACCAACCTCGGTCTCCCGGTCCCTCCCGGCTTCACGATCACGACCGAGGCGTGCAAGGTCTACCTCGACTCCGGCTCCGAGCCGGTCGAGCTCCGCGACGAGGTCAGCGCGCACCTCGACGCCCTCGAGCAGCAGATGGGCAAGAAGCTCGGCCAGGCCGACAACCCGCTGCTCGTCTCGGTCCGCTCCGGCGCCAAGTTCTCGATGCCCGGCATGATGGACACCGTCCTCAACATCGGCCTCTCCGACGCCTCCGTCGTGGGCCTGGCCGCCCAGGCCGACAACGAGCGCTTCGCCTGGGACTCGTACCGCCGCCTCATCCAGATGTTCGGCAAGACCGTCCTCGGCGTCGACGGCGAGCTCTTCGAGGACGCCCTCGACGAGGCCAAGGCCGCCAAGAAGGTCGCCAGCGACACCGACCTGGACGCCGGCGACCTGAAGAAGGTCGTCAAGCAGTTCAAGAAGATCGTCAAGAGCGCGACCGGCCGCGACTTCCCGCAGGACCCGCGCGAGCAGATGGACCTCGCCATCGAGGCGGTCTTCAACTCCTGGAACACCGACCGCGCCAAGCTGTACCGCCGCCAGGAGCGCATCCCGCACGACCTCGGCACCGCCGTCAACGTCTGCTCGATGGTCTTCGGCAACCTCGGCCCGGACTCCGGCACCGGCGTCGCCTTCACCCGCGACCCCGCCTCCGGCCACCAGGGCGTCTACGGCGACTACCTGCAGAACGCGCAGGGCGAGGACGTCGTGGCCGGCATCCGCAACACCGTGCCGCTCGCCGAGCTCGAGTCGATCGACAAGAAGTCGTACGACCAGCTCATGGAGATCATGTCGACCCTGGAGACCCACTACAAGGATCTCTGCGACATCGAGTTCACCATCGAGCGCGGCCAGCTGTGGATGCTGCAGACCCGCGTCGGCAAGCGCACCGCCGGTGCCGCCTTCCGCATCGCCACCCAGCTCGTGGACCAGGGCCTCATCGACGAGGCCGAGGCGCTGCAGCGCGTCAACGGCGCCCAGCTCGCCCAGCTGATGTTCCCGAAGTTCGACGAGAACGCCAAGGTCGAGCAGGTCGGCCGCGGCATCGCCGCCTCCCCGGGCGCCGCCGTCGGCAAGGCCGTCTTCGACTCCTACACCGCGGTCAAGTGGTCCCGCTCCGGCGAGAAGGTCATCCTGATCCGCCGCGAGACCAACCCGGACGACCTGGACGGCATGATCGCCGCCGAGGGCATCCTCACCTCCCGCGGCGGCAAGACCTCGCACGCCGCCGTCGTCGCCCGCGGCATGGGCAAGACCTGTGTCTGCGGCGCCGAGGAGCTCGAGGTCGACACCAAGCGCCGCCGCATGACCACCGCCTCCGGCGTGGTCGTCGAGGAGGGCGACGTCGTCTCCATCGACGGCTCCACCGGCAAGGTCTACATCGGTGAGGTACCCGTCGTACCGTCCCCGGTCGTCGAGTACTTCGAGGGCCGCATGCACGCCGGCGCCGACGACGCCGACGAGCTGGTCCAGGCCGTCCACCGGATCATGGCCTACGCCGACCGCGTCCGCCGGCTGCGCGTCCGCGCCAACGCCGACAACGCCGAGGACGCCGCCCGCGCCCGCCGCTTCGGCGCCCAGGGCATCGGCCTGTGCCGCACCGAGCACATGTTCCTCGGCGAGCGCCGCCAGTACGTCGAGCGGCTCATCCTCGCCGACACCGACGAGGAGCGCGAGGAGTCGCTGAAGGCGCTGCTCCCGCTGCAGAAGCAGGACTTCGTCGAGCTCTTCGAGGCCATGGACGGCCTGCCGGTCACCGTGCGCCTGCTCGACCCGCCGCTGCACGAGTTCCTGCCCGACATCACCGAGCTGTCGGTGCGTGTCGCCCTCGCCGAGGCCCGCAAGGAGCCGCACGAGAACGACCTGCGCCTGCTCCAGGCCGTGCACCGGCTGCACGAGCAGAACCCGATGCTGGGTCTGCGCGGCGTCCGGCTCGGTCTGGTCATCCCCGGCCTGTTCACCATGCAGGTCCGTGCCATCGCCGAGGCCGCCGCGCTGCGCGCCGAGGCCAAGGGCGACCCGCGCGCCGAGATCATGATCCCGCTCGTGGGCACCGTCCAGGAGCTGGAGATCGTCCGCGACGACGCCGAGAAGGTCATCGCCCAGGTCGCCACCGAGACCGGCGTCGAGCTGAAGCTGGCCCTCGGCACCATGATCGAGCTGCCGCGCGCCGCCGTCACCGCCGGCCAGATCGCCGAGGCCGCCGAGTTCTTCTCCTTCGGCACCAACGACCTCACCCAGACGGTCTGGGGCTTCTCCCGCGACGACGTGGAGGCCAGCTTCTTCACCGCGTACCTGGAGAAGGGCATCTTCGGCGTCAGCCCCTTCGAGACCATCGACAAGGACGGCGTCGGCGCCCTGGTCCGCCAGGCCGCCGAGGCCGGCCGGGCCACCCGCCCCGACATCAAGCTCGGCGTCTGCGGCGAGCACGGCGGCGACCCGGAGTCGGTGCACTTCTTCCACGAGGTCGGCCTCGACTACGTCTCCTGCTCGCCGTTCCGGATTCCGGTGGCGCGCCTGGAGGCCGGCCGCGCCGCGGCCGAGGCGAAGGGCAGCGACAGCCGCTGA
- a CDS encoding DUF3800 domain-containing protein, translating to MISRNSAPRLYAIDDGGDGRSLVSFARLRIELPHLSAATRIWQTFRHELAADTRLLIPAHAPLHSVDLARARGRHLHRSRSSDKAAHQRHSREVILRGLRAIATMPGADVHVVYRRTQRYGHDRPDLFAALLAQIEQELTEAGTRGMVVVDGDGTERQLAQALHRLPDRGRRIVGGVRFRRSQEYGLLQAADMIAYSAHQAVAKRDAGIEMAHWFGATFPGTCGPSAR from the coding sequence ATGATTTCCAGGAACAGTGCCCCCCGTCTGTACGCGATCGACGACGGAGGCGACGGCCGTTCGCTGGTCTCGTTCGCCCGCTTACGCATCGAGCTTCCCCACCTGTCCGCCGCGACGCGGATCTGGCAGACCTTCCGCCACGAACTGGCGGCGGACACCCGGCTGCTCATCCCCGCCCACGCGCCCCTCCACTCGGTCGACCTCGCCCGCGCTCGCGGCCGCCACCTGCACCGCTCACGCAGCTCCGACAAGGCCGCCCACCAGCGGCACAGCCGCGAGGTGATCCTGCGCGGACTGCGGGCCATCGCCACCATGCCGGGCGCGGACGTGCACGTGGTGTACCGGCGCACCCAGCGCTACGGCCACGACCGGCCCGACCTCTTCGCCGCGCTGCTCGCGCAGATCGAGCAGGAGCTGACCGAGGCCGGCACCAGGGGGATGGTTGTCGTGGACGGCGACGGCACGGAACGCCAGCTGGCCCAGGCGCTGCACCGCCTTCCCGACCGGGGCCGCCGCATCGTCGGCGGCGTCCGCTTCCGCAGGTCCCAGGAGTACGGCCTGCTCCAGGCCGCCGACATGATCGCGTACTCCGCCCACCAGGCGGTCGCCAAGCGCGACGCCGGGATCGAGATGGCGCACTGGTTCGGCGCCACGTTCCCCGGCACGTGCGGGCCCAGCGCCCGCTGA
- a CDS encoding TetR family transcriptional regulator — protein MAASTETLTAERILEVTEEVLRRYGPAKATVVDVARALGVSHGSVYRHFRTKAALREAVTERWLHRTITALEPYAEGDSPADERLTGWLTALFALKRTKAGGDPELMATFQVLIGENSAVVDRHEQHLVDQIAQILASGVRDDVFAAPQQDLATTARAVFHATDRFHNPAHAAEWTSPASEAAFDAVVALVQRALRP, from the coding sequence ATGGCCGCCAGCACCGAAACCCTGACCGCAGAGCGCATCCTCGAAGTCACCGAGGAGGTGCTGCGCCGCTACGGCCCGGCGAAGGCGACCGTGGTGGACGTGGCCCGCGCCCTCGGCGTGAGCCACGGCAGCGTCTACCGCCACTTCCGTACGAAGGCGGCGCTGCGCGAGGCGGTCACCGAACGCTGGCTGCACCGCACGATCACCGCGCTCGAACCGTACGCCGAGGGCGACAGCCCCGCCGACGAGCGGCTGACCGGCTGGCTCACCGCCCTCTTCGCCCTCAAGCGCACGAAGGCCGGCGGCGACCCGGAGCTGATGGCCACCTTCCAGGTCCTGATCGGCGAGAACAGCGCGGTCGTCGACCGCCACGAACAGCACCTCGTCGACCAGATCGCCCAGATCCTGGCGTCCGGCGTCCGCGACGACGTCTTCGCCGCCCCGCAGCAGGACCTGGCGACCACGGCCCGCGCCGTCTTCCACGCCACCGACCGCTTCCACAACCCGGCCCACGCGGCGGAGTGGACGTCCCCGGCCAGCGAGGCGGCGTTCGACGCGGTGGTCGCCCTGGTCCAGCGCGCGCTGCGGCCCTGA
- a CDS encoding helix-turn-helix domain-containing protein translates to MLRIHFTGNDLAGVRMAAQPDVLWETILSFHRLRDRRGSVVYGEWRSEARIRLGGETRLLGALVPSRGYFPDFLTPPQGILGLDEGLDAVRATPPGRLHTELALIGAARSGHPAVPNALRALADGGSGPLGRLLGALRAYHRAAVEPYWSHIQARVEADRARRGRALLDGGADELLASLPPMLRWRSPVLEADYPVDRDVHLDGRGLLLQPSYFCRGTPVVLRDPELPPVLVYPVTHCEAPNVRTPGLPSLAKLVGHTRSEVLNAIGDGGTTSELARRAGVSLASASQHAGVLREAGLVATLRHGNAVLHTLTPLGAALLGGAQGAPVAAPAPQGSREAREARETRCYARNGPATS, encoded by the coding sequence ATGCTGCGGATTCATTTCACCGGAAACGACTTGGCGGGGGTGCGGATGGCCGCACAGCCGGACGTTCTGTGGGAAACGATTCTCAGTTTTCATCGTTTACGAGACCGGCGCGGCTCCGTGGTCTACGGGGAATGGCGGTCGGAGGCGCGTATACGACTCGGGGGTGAGACCCGGCTGCTCGGCGCCCTCGTGCCCAGCCGCGGCTATTTCCCCGACTTCCTCACCCCGCCCCAGGGCATTCTCGGCCTCGACGAGGGCCTCGACGCCGTCCGGGCCACCCCGCCCGGCCGGCTGCACACGGAACTCGCCCTGATCGGCGCCGCCCGCTCCGGGCACCCCGCCGTCCCGAACGCGCTCAGAGCCCTCGCCGACGGCGGCAGCGGGCCGCTCGGGCGGCTCCTCGGCGCGCTCCGCGCCTACCACCGGGCCGCCGTCGAGCCGTACTGGAGCCACATCCAGGCCCGGGTCGAGGCCGACCGGGCACGCCGCGGCCGGGCGCTGCTCGACGGCGGCGCGGACGAGCTCCTCGCCTCGCTGCCGCCGATGCTGCGCTGGCGCAGCCCGGTCCTGGAGGCCGACTACCCGGTCGACCGGGACGTGCACCTCGACGGGCGCGGACTGCTGCTGCAGCCCTCGTACTTCTGCCGCGGCACCCCGGTCGTGCTGCGCGACCCGGAGCTGCCGCCGGTGCTCGTGTACCCGGTCACCCACTGCGAGGCGCCGAACGTCCGGACACCCGGCCTGCCCTCGCTCGCCAAACTGGTCGGGCACACCCGCTCGGAGGTCCTCAACGCCATCGGCGACGGCGGCACCACGAGCGAACTGGCCCGCCGGGCGGGGGTGTCCCTCGCCTCGGCGAGCCAGCACGCCGGTGTCCTGCGGGAGGCCGGCCTGGTCGCCACGCTCCGGCACGGCAACGCGGTCCTGCACACCCTGACCCCGCTGGGCGCCGCCCTCCTCGGCGGCGCCCAGGGAGCCCCGGTCGCGGCTCCGGCTCCCCAGGGCTCTCGCGAGGCCCGGGAGGCCAGGGAGACCCGCTGCTACGCGCGGAACGGGCCGGCGACCTCGTAG
- a CDS encoding helix-turn-helix domain-containing protein, whose translation MSLGTASSAASGTADSSAGPDVRRHELAAFLRSRRERISPEQVGLPRGRRRRTPGLRREEVAQLSAVGVTWYTWLEQARPIQVSPQVLDALAGALLLDPTERTHLFALAGQADPNPETPCPTVTPALRALLDQLEPVPAAVQNSRYDFLAHNRTFGRLFCDLDALPREDRNSLWLAFTNDDFRAAVTDLPEVLLALAGKLRASMAEHLAEPAWKALVDRLQAASPEFREIWARHDVVDQSGRTKLIRNAQVGLLRLEHTNLWLGPTAGPRLVTYVPVDAATRAGIERLHALALAEEQTADADREAAGATRLAAV comes from the coding sequence ATGAGTCTCGGTACGGCAAGCAGTGCGGCGAGCGGTACGGCGGACAGCTCGGCGGGGCCGGATGTACGGCGGCACGAGCTCGCCGCCTTCCTGCGCAGCCGCCGCGAACGGATCAGCCCCGAGCAGGTCGGCCTGCCGCGCGGGCGCCGGCGCCGCACGCCGGGGCTGCGCCGCGAGGAGGTCGCGCAGCTCTCCGCGGTGGGCGTCACCTGGTACACGTGGCTGGAGCAGGCCCGGCCGATCCAGGTCTCCCCACAGGTCCTCGACGCGCTCGCGGGCGCGCTGCTGCTCGATCCCACCGAGCGCACCCATCTCTTCGCCCTCGCCGGTCAGGCCGACCCGAACCCGGAGACGCCCTGCCCGACCGTCACTCCGGCGCTGCGGGCGCTGCTCGACCAGCTGGAGCCGGTGCCGGCCGCCGTGCAGAACAGCCGCTACGACTTCCTCGCCCACAACCGCACCTTCGGGCGCCTCTTCTGCGACCTGGACGCGCTGCCCCGCGAGGACCGCAACAGCCTGTGGCTGGCCTTCACCAACGACGACTTCCGGGCCGCAGTCACCGACCTGCCCGAGGTGCTGCTCGCGCTCGCCGGCAAACTGCGCGCCTCGATGGCCGAGCACCTGGCCGAGCCCGCCTGGAAGGCCCTGGTCGACCGGCTCCAGGCGGCCTCCCCGGAGTTCCGCGAGATCTGGGCCCGCCACGACGTCGTCGACCAGTCCGGCCGCACCAAGCTCATCCGCAACGCCCAGGTCGGCCTCCTCCGCCTCGAACACACCAACCTCTGGCTCGGCCCGACCGCCGGCCCCCGCCTCGTGACGTACGTCCCGGTGGACGCGGCCACCCGCGCCGGCATCGAACGCCTCCACGCCCTGGCCCTCGCGGAGGAGCAGACGGCCGACGCGGACCGGGAGGCCGCGGGAGCCACCCGCCTGGCCGCGGTCTGA
- the dusB gene encoding tRNA dihydrouridine synthase DusB, translated as MTAFSPLAIGPHIVQPPVVLAPMAGITNAPFRTLCREFSGGKGLFVSEMITTRALVERNEKTMQLIHFDASEKPRSIQLYGVDPVTVGKAVRMIVDEDLADHIDLNFGCPVPKVTRKGGGSALPYKRPLLRAILNEAVSNAGELPVTMKMRKGINDDHLTYLDAGRIAVEEGVTAIALHGRTTAQHYGGTADWDAIARLKEHVPEIPVLGNGDIWTAEDALRMMRETGCDGVVVGRGCLGRPWLFADLVAGFEGTDTYTRPGLRQVADVMVRHARLLGEWLGDEARGVIDFRKHVAWYLKGFAVGSEMRKRLAITSSLDELSAQLSELDLDQPWPVGAEGPRGRTSGNNRVVLPDGWLRDPYDCAGVSEDAELDTSGG; from the coding sequence ATGACCGCGTTCTCCCCCCTCGCCATCGGGCCGCACATCGTGCAGCCGCCGGTGGTGCTCGCGCCGATGGCCGGCATCACCAATGCTCCCTTCCGCACCCTGTGCCGTGAGTTCTCCGGCGGGAAGGGGCTGTTCGTGAGCGAGATGATCACGACGCGGGCGCTGGTGGAGCGCAACGAGAAGACGATGCAGCTCATTCACTTCGACGCGAGCGAGAAGCCGCGGTCGATCCAGCTGTACGGGGTGGACCCGGTGACCGTCGGCAAGGCGGTGCGGATGATCGTGGACGAGGATCTGGCCGATCACATCGACCTGAACTTCGGGTGCCCGGTGCCGAAGGTGACGCGGAAGGGCGGCGGGTCGGCACTGCCGTACAAGCGGCCGTTGCTGCGGGCGATCCTCAACGAGGCCGTGTCCAACGCGGGGGAGCTGCCGGTCACGATGAAGATGCGGAAGGGGATCAACGACGATCACCTGACGTATCTGGACGCGGGCCGGATCGCGGTCGAGGAGGGCGTCACCGCGATCGCCCTGCACGGCCGGACCACCGCCCAGCACTACGGCGGCACCGCCGACTGGGACGCCATCGCGCGGCTCAAGGAGCACGTGCCGGAGATCCCGGTGCTCGGCAACGGCGACATCTGGACGGCCGAGGACGCGCTGCGGATGATGCGCGAGACCGGTTGCGACGGGGTGGTCGTGGGCCGCGGCTGTCTGGGGCGGCCGTGGCTGTTCGCCGACCTGGTGGCCGGCTTCGAGGGCACCGACACCTACACCCGGCCCGGGCTCCGCCAGGTCGCGGACGTGATGGTGCGGCACGCTCGACTTCTTGGCGAGTGGCTGGGTGACGAGGCCCGCGGTGTCATCGACTTCCGCAAGCACGTGGCCTGGTACCTGAAGGGCTTCGCGGTCGGCTCCGAGATGCGCAAGCGGCTCGCGATCACCTCGTCCCTCGACGAACTGAGCGCTCAGTTGAGCGAGCTCGATCTGGACCAGCCGTGGCCGGTGGGTGCGGAGGGGCCTCGGGGGCGTACGTCCGGAAACAACCGAGTTGTCCTGCCGGACGGCTGGTTGAGGGACCCGTACGACTGCGCTGGCGTGAGCGAGGACGCTGAGCTGGACACGTCCGGAGGGTGA